AAAGTCCTTAAAGACATACTTGCAAGACCTAATATAGCATCTAAAGAATGGATAACAAGGCAGTATGACCATGAAGTTCAAGGAACTAGCGTTATAAAACCATTGGTAGGTGTTGATAGGGATGTCAACAGTGATGCTTCTGTAATAAGGCCTATTTTAAGCTCTGAAAAAGGTATAGCTTATGCTCAAGCTATAATACCTTTTTATTCAGAAATAGACGCTTATCACATGACTTCATGCACAATTGATGAAGCTTTTAGAAGAATAATAGCTGTTGGAGGGGATATTAACCAAATTGGAGGAGTTGATAATTATTGCTGGCCAAATATACAATTCCATCCGAAAAATAATCCTGGTGGAAAACATAAAGCAGCTCAGCTCGTCCGTTCTTGCAAAGCTTTATCAGATATTTGTCTCTCATATAATATTCCTTTACTTTCAGGAAAAGACAGTATGTATGTTGATGGATTTCTTGAGGGTAAATACGGAGAAACCATAAAAGTATCAGGCCTTGAAACCCTTCAATTTTCAACTATTGGTGTTGTTAATGATGTAAAAAAATGTGTTACAATGGATAATAAAGCACCTGATGATATTGTTTATATAATCGGAGAAACAATGAATGAATTAGGCGCTTCAGAATATTACTCCCTTTTTAATTTTACTGGAATTAATGTTCCGAAAGTATTGCCTGATAAGTTCATTAAATCATATAAAACCATTTCTAATGCAATTGATCAAGAACTTGTTTCGTCAGTTCATGGGATTTATAGGGGAGGACTTGGAGTTCATCTCTCTTTAGTAGCTATGGGCGGAGGACTTGGTATGGAAATTAACCTTGCGTCTGTTTTAAAATCAGACGATATAAATAGGAATGACTTTATCTTGTTTTCTGAATCTTCAGGGCGATTTATTGTTACAGTCAATCCTTTTAAAGCAAAAGAATTTGAGTCTTTATTTTATGGTGTTCCGATTTCGAATATCGGAGAAGTCACAGACAAAGAAGAACTTAGTATTTATGGGCTTAAAAACGAAATTATTATAAACCTTTCAATAAATGAAATAAAAAAGGCATGGAAAAGTCCTTTTGGAGATTTGGTATAACTATGAATGTAAAAGCTTTAATTTTAACAGGATATGGATTAAATTGTGATAATGAAACAGCTTATGCATTTGAACTTGCTTCGGCAAAACCTTCAAAAGTGCATATTTCTTCCCTTATAAATGGAGATGTAAAAATAAGCGATTTTCAAATTATGGCATTTGTAGGAGGTTTTAGCTGGGGAGATGATCATGGTGCAGGAGTTGTTCAGGCTGTCCGTTTAAAAACAAAAATTGGTCATAAAATTCAAGAATTTATAGAAAAAGGAAATCTTATTATTGGAATATGTAATGGGTTTCAAACGCTCGTTAATATGGGAATTTTGCCAGCATCTGACGGAGATTATACTAAAAGGTCAGTAGCATTAACATTTAATGATAAAGGCAATTTTATTGATACATGGGTATCCCTTAAAGTTAATAAAAATTCTAATTGTATTTATACTAAAAACCTTGATGTTATTGAACTTCCAGTAAGACACGGTGAGGGTAAATTCTATGCAGATACATCCGTTATTGATAATTTATTAGAAAATAATCAAGTAGTTCTTCAATATGCTCAAGTTGACGGGACTTTAGCAAAAGGAAACTATCCTTATAATCCTAATGGTTCAGTTTATGATATAGCTGGAATTTGTGATAAAACAGGTCGTATTTTCGGGCTTATGCCCCATCCTGAAGCATTTATTCATCCGACAAATCATCCTAATTGGAATCGCTATAAAAGTATGCTTTCCAGTGAAGGAAAAAATATAAATGATCTGCCAGTTCATGGAATACAAATTTTTAAAAATGCTGTAAGCTATTTTACTTCTTAAAAAAAATTAAATAACATCCTGTATGTTGTATGGGGCTTATGACTGGTCGTCCCTACAACATAAAAAGTCTTTGTGTAAAACAATGACACAATAAAGCTTCCGCTGACGGAGATTGATATGACGGGCTTGATGATAAGAGGCTCTGTATATTTATTTTAAGCCTTTTTCATTAAAACCTTTAGGAGAATTTTGATATGTCAAATGAATTTGCTTTTAAACTTTTTGATGGAAACAATCAATATAATGAAATAAAGCCTTCTGATGAAGAGATTGAAGTAATAAATAACAAAAGCTGCTTGAATTATAAAAACTTAAAACTAATTTCCTATTCTGATGCTCTTAATAAAGTTTTATCGGAAATTTCTATGCCTCTGCCG
This genomic interval from Desulfobacterales bacterium contains the following:
- the purQ gene encoding phosphoribosylformylglycinamidine synthase I, coding for MNVKALILTGYGLNCDNETAYAFELASAKPSKVHISSLINGDVKISDFQIMAFVGGFSWGDDHGAGVVQAVRLKTKIGHKIQEFIEKGNLIIGICNGFQTLVNMGILPASDGDYTKRSVALTFNDKGNFIDTWVSLKVNKNSNCIYTKNLDVIELPVRHGEGKFYADTSVIDNLLENNQVVLQYAQVDGTLAKGNYPYNPNGSVYDIAGICDKTGRIFGLMPHPEAFIHPTNHPNWNRYKSMLSSEGKNINDLPVHGIQIFKNAVSYFTS